A single region of the Etheostoma cragini isolate CJK2018 chromosome 3, CSU_Ecrag_1.0, whole genome shotgun sequence genome encodes:
- the LOC117940398 gene encoding NACHT and WD repeat domain-containing protein 2 isoform X1 has product MCSSGKQMGWSPLNSTCVKLYLCSNPDDSVVERRALRENVFPKLIEHCRNTLGLEVRLIDPFESSDPSRWPDENTRQQLITECRKSSAGPFLLALIGHQYGTASLPPQVEVSEYQLLLQESQRAGVSTQELERVYERDENTIPPSYMLRPSHTCCPQQAEVKDKEEIRMKAKKEELRKMLQTTVSLCVHNGVMSPERACSYYRSGLDADLRFALANSPDNDITRRGLVYVHRVSNAKPERQMKSQLQSEFATSDLGATHTDGQLLAELCDNFLPSLISSSQLLVYTTTTECDRRLGYTTARRQGYAESLCQQVYTDLVGLIDSSGISAYAEGSQLADALAREQGEQEELCDVLSRLYDIIRPEEKQVRAYVEQREQLVPLVVTGGPCTGKTVLLAHCAQQIKSWLPDCDPVVITYFCDLSIDPSPRHLLLSLCSQIGDRYHSECGSEQYPRELDNPSCSPTSNFCLSKLKERLSSLLSFMPSTERPLVLILDGLDHIGNNFGLHIMESLPSPLPPSVKLILRVSSKWTQVLRDITPQRGPLQCVSEGREKEVGYVCVQLGLVDRKQCLEMLASLLRNSGRRVTSGQQALVNRALTSCCLTLYARLLHLHVSHWHSDSDVTESSLPDGVHSSISALLDRLEQKHGVSIVARAVAYLTLSRTGLTETELADLLSSDRKVLTEYVQPVESPPSNIRVPLIDVERLLLDLRRFLIRRKVAGSHVLFWVSRHFKLVVARRYLGTHEVRREIHSAMADYFSGGLSCEVAKPLLVKQKFAPNKDTDQMEIIIDRQPSSQPFVFASSFREVGRVNLRKVLELPHHLQGSDKWEELEHGLLMSMRFHQAMVQAGLLDDLVTMLEGEEWSPHFGLSRERAVLASILKSYTCLLQSSPLQLPSVMETSLPPYLEVFPALKGYAKEIQQETRKRGSGLEVALCPAPSSVPSIQCLKCVAKTRDVSVREAAGTECGIVAEIMDDGMAWIWKGSGCDVVKLSLSCKQEELKFAVVKSSCQFMLLSTQCNKIFLWDVTGPEMFLQVRDPLKIELSQKTSNKVEGFVTNQKLLFIWWKDETFVSVFDISSEILTHFQCQSCVTCVVCSSNGFYMYCGQMEGTVSIFDTNTSSLLATCSNSNHNAITSVILCEEKGEMACVDRTGSVTLWDVAAKGNSPRLVTERVTEEKSNNVLNVDYSREIDTLLVCQSHQVALWDMCDWEQWDQFLAPQGRAFNQAVLSEDGHFFLALLDTCPLVLVWKVSTGDCVLSLEINKRQPHKLLKMASDIVCVADDGCLTVWDSGMIYAAGSAPKMGFGVTEVVVERTGFYTSDGSETVWRWRSETGLPHANFLHDGPVEKLCLSPDDIHLVTLSAGEIYVWQTETGQNILRIRGSRASEVLITPNSNFGVSISERGMSRVWKLAQGGIVCSIHPYLSDAQVTPESTFLIGRRHGDLLAASLWSGLISKRFSCAESSEHVVAFRTLSEHLDFVVVMAASGAVYTWKLAEETLCRHFQLPYRFHCQPQDFQMSSDGSYALLSTDTEAIHLLDLSQVRLCSFKAEGPVIKACLDQTGHYAAYISCPTTTLEKNCAGYLHTRPVLRVLRLADGERIGSVCLTKNPLTLVMCERHCVFVGFDDGSVGVYSILDDNGEDLVRCRKKLNGQMKCCPFDRAFTWLPLATPNITWP; this is encoded by the exons ATGTGCTCCAGTGGAAAACAAATGGGCTGGTCTCCCTTAAATTCAACCTGTGTGAAACTCTATCTGTGCTCCAACCCAGACG ATAGTGTTGTGGAGCGCAGAGCGCTGAGAGAGAATGTGTTCCCCAAATTAATAGAGCACTGTAGAAACACACTGGGACTGGAAGTCAGG TTGATAGACCCATTTGAGTCCAGTGATCCCAGTCGTTGGCCAGATGAAAACACCAGACAGCAGCTGATTACAGAATGCAGAAAGAGCTCTGCAGGACCTTTTTTACTG GCTCTGATAGGACATCAGTATGGCACAGCCAGTCTGCCCCCCCAGGTGGAGGTGTCAGAGtaccagctgctgctgcaggagagCCAGCGGGCGGGCGTCAGCACCCAGGAGCTGGAGAGAGTGTATGAGAGGGACGAAAACACCATCCCACCCTCCTACATGCTGAGACCTTCACACACCTGCTGTCCTCAG CAGGCAGAGGTTAAGGACAAGGAGGAGATAAGGATGAAGGCTAAAAAAGAAGAACTGAGGAAGATGCTTCAGACcactgtgagtctgtgtgtccaCAATGGTGTTATGAGCCCAGAGAGAGCCTGTAGCTACTACAGATCAG GCCTCGATGCGGATCTGAGATTTGCTCTGGCCAACAGTCCTGACAATGACATTACCAGACGTGGCCTGGTTTATGTCCACAGAGTCAGTAACGCAAAACCAGAGAGACAAATGAAGTCACAACTTCAGTCAGAG TTTGCTACCTCTGACCTAGGGGCAACGCACACTGATGGACAATTATTAGCAGAGCTTTGTGACAACTTCCTCCCCAGTCTCATCTCTTCCTCCCAGCTTCTAGTCTACACCACAACCACAGAGTGTGACCGTCGTCTTGGATACACGACAGCCAGGAGGCAGGGCTATGCCGAGTCTCTGTGCCAGCAGGTGTACACTGACCTTGTGGGGTTGATTGACAGCTCAGGCATCTCAGCATATGCTGAAGGCTCTCAGCTCGCTGATGCTTTGGCCAGAGAGCAGGGAGAGCAGGAGGAGCTGTGTGACGTCCTGTCTCGACTTTATGACATCATTCGGCCGGAGGAGAAACAG GTCAGAGCCTATGTGGAGCAGCGTGAGCAACTGGTCCCACTAGTGGTGACAGGAGGACCATGCACAGGAAAGACAGTTCTGCTGGCACACTGTGCTCAACAG ATAAAGTCTTGGCTACCAGACTGTGATCCTGTAGTGATCACTTATTTTTGCGACCTGTCAATCGACCCTTCCCCAAGGCACCTGTTGTTGAGCCTGTGTTCTCAAATTGGCGATAGATATCACAGTGAATGTGGCTCTGAGCAGTATCCCAGAGAGCTGGACAATCCCAGCTGTAGCCCGACATCCAACTTTTGTCTGTCCAAGCTTAAAGAGCGTCTCTCATCCCTCCTCTCTTTCATGCCTTCCACCGAACGACCTCTGGTTCTAATCCTCGATGGCCTGGATCACATCGGAAACAACTTTGGACTTCACATCATGGAGAGCCTCCCGTCCCCGCTTCCTCCCAGCGTCAAACTCATCCTCAGAGTCTCCTCCAAATGGACACAGGTCCTGCGAGACATAACCCCACAAAGAGGTCCACttcagtgtgtgtcagagggcagagagaaggaggtaggatatgtgtgtgttcagctggGATTGGTGGACAGGAAACAGTGTCTGGAGATGTTGGCGTCACTGCTGAGGAATTCAGGGAGGAGAGTGACATCAGGACAACAGGCACTGGTGAACCGGGcgctgacttcctgttgtctcACCCTCTACGCTCGACTCCTGCACCTACACGTCTCGCACTGGCACTCTG ATTCAGATGTGACTGAGTCGTCTCTTCCTGATGGTGTCCATTCTTCCATTTCTGCCCTGCTAGATCGCCTCGAGCAGAAACATGGCGTCTCTATCGTGGCTCGTGCCGTCGCCTACCTCACCCTCTCCAGGACTGGGCTCACGGAGACTGAGCTCGCCGATCTGCTATCCAGTGACCGAAAGGTGCTCACTGAGTATGTTCAGCCGGTAGAGAGCCCTCCCTCCAACATAAGAGTCCCGCTAATCGACGTGGAGAGACTTCTACTGGATTTGAGGAGGTTTCTCATTAGAAGGAAAGTTGCAGGGTCACATGTTTTGTTCTGGGTGAGCAGGCATTTCAAGCTGGTGGTAGCAAGGAGATATCTAGGCACTCATGAGGTGAGGAGGGAGATTCATTCAGCAATGGCGGACTATTTCAGTGGCGGATTGTCTTGTGAAGTTGCAAAACCACTTCTTGTAAAGCAGAAATTTGCACCAAATAAGGACACCGACCAAATGGAAATAATCATAGACAGGCAGCCGTCCAGCCAGCCATTTGTCTTCGCCTCTTCTTTCAGAGAGGTTGGCCGAGTGAACCTGAGGAAGGTCTTAGAATTGCCGCATCACTTGCAAGGAAGTGACAAATGGGAGGAGTTAGAGCATGGGCTGTTAATGTCTATGAGGTTCCACCAGGCCATGGTTCAAGCAGGACTCCTGGACGATTTGGTAACAATGTTGGAAGGTGAGGAGTGGTCACCCCACTTCGGTTTGTCAAGGGAAAGAGCAGTCCTAGCAAGCATATTGAAGTCTTATACTTGCTTACTGCAGAGCTCCCCACTGCAGCTGCCCTCGGTGATGGAGACGAGCCTCCCGCCTTATCTGGAGGTATTTCCTGCTCTCAAAGGTTATGCCAAAGAGATCCAACAGGAGACGAGGAAAAGAGGAAGCGGATTAGAAGTAGCACTTtgccccgccccctcctctGTTCCCTCCATTCAGTGTTTAAAGTGTGTTGCCAAAACTAGGGATGTCTCAGTTAGAGAAGCAGCAGGGACAGAGTGTGGGATTGTAGCAGAGATCATGGATGATGGCATGGCTTGGATTTGGAAAGGCTCTGGTTGTGATGTAGTCAAACTATCACTGAGCTGTAAGCAGGAGGAGCTGAAGTTTGCAGTAGTGAAGAGCAGCTGTCAATTCATGCTGCTTTCCACACAATGTAACAAGATTTTCTTGTGGGATGTGACCGGCCCAGAAATGTTTCTGCAGGTTAGGGACCCTTTGAAAATAGAGTTAagccaaaaaacatcaaacaaagtTGAGGGGTTTGTTACAAATCAGAAACTGTTATTCATCTGGTGGAAAGATGAGACTTTTGTGAGTGTGTTCGACATCTCCAGTGAGATCTTGACTCATTTCCAGTGTCAGAGCTGCGTGACCTGTGTGGTTTGCTCCTCTAATGGCTTTTACATGTACTGCGGGCAGATGGAGGGCACAGTGTCCATATTTGACACCAACACCAGCAGCCTCCTGGCCACTTGTTCAAACTCAAACCACAATGCGATCACATCAGTGATCCTGTGTGAAGAGAAGGGGGAAATGGCATGTGTTGACAGGACAGGGAGTGTAACCCTTTGGGATGTGGCAGCCAAAGGAAACTCACCAAGACTTGTCACAGAAAGAGTTACCGAGGAAAAATCTAATAACGTTCTCAATGTAGACTACTCACGTGAAATTGACACTTTATTGGTGTGTCAATCTCACCAGGTTGCACTGTGGGATATGTGTGACTGGGAGCAGTGGGACCAGTTCTTGGCGCCACAGGGGAGGGCCTTCAATCAAGCTGTCCTCTCTGAGGATGGCCACTTTTTCCTGGCATTGTTAGACACCTGTCCCCTTGTCTTGGTGTGGAAGGTCAGTACAGGGGACTGTGTTCTCTCCTTAGAAATAAACAAACGGCAGCCACATAAACTCCTCAAAATGGCCTCAGATATTGTTTGTGTCGCTGATGATGGCTGCCTGACAGTATGGGACTCTGGGATGATTTATGCTGCAGGTTCAGCTCCAAAAATGGGGTTTGGAGTGACAGAAGTGGTGGTTGAACGAACAGGGTTCTACACCTCTGATGGGTCAGAGACCGTGTGGAGATGGAGATCAGAAACAGGGCTTCCACATGCTAACTTCCTACACGACGGTCCTGTGGAAAAACTTTGTCTTTCTCCAGATGACATCCACCTTGTAACACTCTCAGCAGGGGAAATATACGTTtggcagacagagacaggtcAGAACATCCTGCGAATCAGAGGCAGCAGAGCATCAGAAGTCCTGATCACGCCAAACAGTAACTTTGGGGTGAGTATTTCTGAACGAGGGATGTCTCGGGTTTGGAAGCTGGCACAGGGGGGCATTGTGTGCAGCATACACCCGTACCTGTCTGATGCCCAGGTGACGCCTGAGAGCACCTTCCTTATTGGCCGTCGCCATGGAGATCTGTTAGCTGCCAGTCTGTGGTCAGGCTTGATCAGCAAGCGTTTCTCCTGCGCGGAAAGCTCCGAGCATGTTGTTGCTTTCCGCACACTTTCAGAGCACCTAGACTTTGTGGTGGTGATGGCTGCCTCAGGGGCGGTGTACACCTGGAAACTAGCAGAGGAGACGCTGTGCAGGCACTTCCAGCTGCCTTATAGGTTTCACTGTCAGCCACAAGACTTCCAAATGTCCTCTGATGGGAGCTACGCCCTGCTGTCCACTGATACTGAAGCCATCCACCTCTTGGACCTATCTCAGGTTAGACTGTGCTCATTCAAGGCTGAGGGTCCTGTCATTAAAGCTTGTTTGGATCAAACTGGACACTATGCTGCCTACATTTCCTGCCCCACCACCACCCTGGAGAAAAACTGTGCCGGTTACCTGCACACAAGGCCCGTCCTCAGAGTTTTAAGACTAGCAGATGGGGAAAGAATAGGAAGTGTGTGTCTGACTAAGAATCCGTTGACCCTGGTTATGTGCGAGCggcactgtgtgtttgtgggcttTGATGACGGTTCTGTAGGTGTGTATTCAATTTTAGATGACAATGGGGAGGATTTGGTCAGGTGCAGAAAGAAGCTGAATGGTCAGATGAAGTGCTGCCCTTTTGACAGAGCATTCACCTGGTTACCACTAGCAACCCCCAATATCACATGGCCTTAA
- the LOC117940398 gene encoding NACHT and WD repeat domain-containing protein 2 isoform X2 — translation MCSSGKQMGWSPLNSTCVKLYLCSNPDDSVVERRALRENVFPKLIEHCRNTLGLEVRLIDPFESSDPSRWPDENTRQQLITECRKSSAGPFLLALIGHQYGTASLPPQVEVSEYQLLLQESQRAGVSTQELERVYERDENTIPPSYMLRPSHTCCPQAEVKDKEEIRMKAKKEELRKMLQTTVSLCVHNGVMSPERACSYYRSGLDADLRFALANSPDNDITRRGLVYVHRVSNAKPERQMKSQLQSEFATSDLGATHTDGQLLAELCDNFLPSLISSSQLLVYTTTTECDRRLGYTTARRQGYAESLCQQVYTDLVGLIDSSGISAYAEGSQLADALAREQGEQEELCDVLSRLYDIIRPEEKQVRAYVEQREQLVPLVVTGGPCTGKTVLLAHCAQQIKSWLPDCDPVVITYFCDLSIDPSPRHLLLSLCSQIGDRYHSECGSEQYPRELDNPSCSPTSNFCLSKLKERLSSLLSFMPSTERPLVLILDGLDHIGNNFGLHIMESLPSPLPPSVKLILRVSSKWTQVLRDITPQRGPLQCVSEGREKEVGYVCVQLGLVDRKQCLEMLASLLRNSGRRVTSGQQALVNRALTSCCLTLYARLLHLHVSHWHSDSDVTESSLPDGVHSSISALLDRLEQKHGVSIVARAVAYLTLSRTGLTETELADLLSSDRKVLTEYVQPVESPPSNIRVPLIDVERLLLDLRRFLIRRKVAGSHVLFWVSRHFKLVVARRYLGTHEVRREIHSAMADYFSGGLSCEVAKPLLVKQKFAPNKDTDQMEIIIDRQPSSQPFVFASSFREVGRVNLRKVLELPHHLQGSDKWEELEHGLLMSMRFHQAMVQAGLLDDLVTMLEGEEWSPHFGLSRERAVLASILKSYTCLLQSSPLQLPSVMETSLPPYLEVFPALKGYAKEIQQETRKRGSGLEVALCPAPSSVPSIQCLKCVAKTRDVSVREAAGTECGIVAEIMDDGMAWIWKGSGCDVVKLSLSCKQEELKFAVVKSSCQFMLLSTQCNKIFLWDVTGPEMFLQVRDPLKIELSQKTSNKVEGFVTNQKLLFIWWKDETFVSVFDISSEILTHFQCQSCVTCVVCSSNGFYMYCGQMEGTVSIFDTNTSSLLATCSNSNHNAITSVILCEEKGEMACVDRTGSVTLWDVAAKGNSPRLVTERVTEEKSNNVLNVDYSREIDTLLVCQSHQVALWDMCDWEQWDQFLAPQGRAFNQAVLSEDGHFFLALLDTCPLVLVWKVSTGDCVLSLEINKRQPHKLLKMASDIVCVADDGCLTVWDSGMIYAAGSAPKMGFGVTEVVVERTGFYTSDGSETVWRWRSETGLPHANFLHDGPVEKLCLSPDDIHLVTLSAGEIYVWQTETGQNILRIRGSRASEVLITPNSNFGVSISERGMSRVWKLAQGGIVCSIHPYLSDAQVTPESTFLIGRRHGDLLAASLWSGLISKRFSCAESSEHVVAFRTLSEHLDFVVVMAASGAVYTWKLAEETLCRHFQLPYRFHCQPQDFQMSSDGSYALLSTDTEAIHLLDLSQVRLCSFKAEGPVIKACLDQTGHYAAYISCPTTTLEKNCAGYLHTRPVLRVLRLADGERIGSVCLTKNPLTLVMCERHCVFVGFDDGSVGVYSILDDNGEDLVRCRKKLNGQMKCCPFDRAFTWLPLATPNITWP, via the exons ATGTGCTCCAGTGGAAAACAAATGGGCTGGTCTCCCTTAAATTCAACCTGTGTGAAACTCTATCTGTGCTCCAACCCAGACG ATAGTGTTGTGGAGCGCAGAGCGCTGAGAGAGAATGTGTTCCCCAAATTAATAGAGCACTGTAGAAACACACTGGGACTGGAAGTCAGG TTGATAGACCCATTTGAGTCCAGTGATCCCAGTCGTTGGCCAGATGAAAACACCAGACAGCAGCTGATTACAGAATGCAGAAAGAGCTCTGCAGGACCTTTTTTACTG GCTCTGATAGGACATCAGTATGGCACAGCCAGTCTGCCCCCCCAGGTGGAGGTGTCAGAGtaccagctgctgctgcaggagagCCAGCGGGCGGGCGTCAGCACCCAGGAGCTGGAGAGAGTGTATGAGAGGGACGAAAACACCATCCCACCCTCCTACATGCTGAGACCTTCACACACCTGCTGTCCTCAG GCAGAGGTTAAGGACAAGGAGGAGATAAGGATGAAGGCTAAAAAAGAAGAACTGAGGAAGATGCTTCAGACcactgtgagtctgtgtgtccaCAATGGTGTTATGAGCCCAGAGAGAGCCTGTAGCTACTACAGATCAG GCCTCGATGCGGATCTGAGATTTGCTCTGGCCAACAGTCCTGACAATGACATTACCAGACGTGGCCTGGTTTATGTCCACAGAGTCAGTAACGCAAAACCAGAGAGACAAATGAAGTCACAACTTCAGTCAGAG TTTGCTACCTCTGACCTAGGGGCAACGCACACTGATGGACAATTATTAGCAGAGCTTTGTGACAACTTCCTCCCCAGTCTCATCTCTTCCTCCCAGCTTCTAGTCTACACCACAACCACAGAGTGTGACCGTCGTCTTGGATACACGACAGCCAGGAGGCAGGGCTATGCCGAGTCTCTGTGCCAGCAGGTGTACACTGACCTTGTGGGGTTGATTGACAGCTCAGGCATCTCAGCATATGCTGAAGGCTCTCAGCTCGCTGATGCTTTGGCCAGAGAGCAGGGAGAGCAGGAGGAGCTGTGTGACGTCCTGTCTCGACTTTATGACATCATTCGGCCGGAGGAGAAACAG GTCAGAGCCTATGTGGAGCAGCGTGAGCAACTGGTCCCACTAGTGGTGACAGGAGGACCATGCACAGGAAAGACAGTTCTGCTGGCACACTGTGCTCAACAG ATAAAGTCTTGGCTACCAGACTGTGATCCTGTAGTGATCACTTATTTTTGCGACCTGTCAATCGACCCTTCCCCAAGGCACCTGTTGTTGAGCCTGTGTTCTCAAATTGGCGATAGATATCACAGTGAATGTGGCTCTGAGCAGTATCCCAGAGAGCTGGACAATCCCAGCTGTAGCCCGACATCCAACTTTTGTCTGTCCAAGCTTAAAGAGCGTCTCTCATCCCTCCTCTCTTTCATGCCTTCCACCGAACGACCTCTGGTTCTAATCCTCGATGGCCTGGATCACATCGGAAACAACTTTGGACTTCACATCATGGAGAGCCTCCCGTCCCCGCTTCCTCCCAGCGTCAAACTCATCCTCAGAGTCTCCTCCAAATGGACACAGGTCCTGCGAGACATAACCCCACAAAGAGGTCCACttcagtgtgtgtcagagggcagagagaaggaggtaggatatgtgtgtgttcagctggGATTGGTGGACAGGAAACAGTGTCTGGAGATGTTGGCGTCACTGCTGAGGAATTCAGGGAGGAGAGTGACATCAGGACAACAGGCACTGGTGAACCGGGcgctgacttcctgttgtctcACCCTCTACGCTCGACTCCTGCACCTACACGTCTCGCACTGGCACTCTG ATTCAGATGTGACTGAGTCGTCTCTTCCTGATGGTGTCCATTCTTCCATTTCTGCCCTGCTAGATCGCCTCGAGCAGAAACATGGCGTCTCTATCGTGGCTCGTGCCGTCGCCTACCTCACCCTCTCCAGGACTGGGCTCACGGAGACTGAGCTCGCCGATCTGCTATCCAGTGACCGAAAGGTGCTCACTGAGTATGTTCAGCCGGTAGAGAGCCCTCCCTCCAACATAAGAGTCCCGCTAATCGACGTGGAGAGACTTCTACTGGATTTGAGGAGGTTTCTCATTAGAAGGAAAGTTGCAGGGTCACATGTTTTGTTCTGGGTGAGCAGGCATTTCAAGCTGGTGGTAGCAAGGAGATATCTAGGCACTCATGAGGTGAGGAGGGAGATTCATTCAGCAATGGCGGACTATTTCAGTGGCGGATTGTCTTGTGAAGTTGCAAAACCACTTCTTGTAAAGCAGAAATTTGCACCAAATAAGGACACCGACCAAATGGAAATAATCATAGACAGGCAGCCGTCCAGCCAGCCATTTGTCTTCGCCTCTTCTTTCAGAGAGGTTGGCCGAGTGAACCTGAGGAAGGTCTTAGAATTGCCGCATCACTTGCAAGGAAGTGACAAATGGGAGGAGTTAGAGCATGGGCTGTTAATGTCTATGAGGTTCCACCAGGCCATGGTTCAAGCAGGACTCCTGGACGATTTGGTAACAATGTTGGAAGGTGAGGAGTGGTCACCCCACTTCGGTTTGTCAAGGGAAAGAGCAGTCCTAGCAAGCATATTGAAGTCTTATACTTGCTTACTGCAGAGCTCCCCACTGCAGCTGCCCTCGGTGATGGAGACGAGCCTCCCGCCTTATCTGGAGGTATTTCCTGCTCTCAAAGGTTATGCCAAAGAGATCCAACAGGAGACGAGGAAAAGAGGAAGCGGATTAGAAGTAGCACTTtgccccgccccctcctctGTTCCCTCCATTCAGTGTTTAAAGTGTGTTGCCAAAACTAGGGATGTCTCAGTTAGAGAAGCAGCAGGGACAGAGTGTGGGATTGTAGCAGAGATCATGGATGATGGCATGGCTTGGATTTGGAAAGGCTCTGGTTGTGATGTAGTCAAACTATCACTGAGCTGTAAGCAGGAGGAGCTGAAGTTTGCAGTAGTGAAGAGCAGCTGTCAATTCATGCTGCTTTCCACACAATGTAACAAGATTTTCTTGTGGGATGTGACCGGCCCAGAAATGTTTCTGCAGGTTAGGGACCCTTTGAAAATAGAGTTAagccaaaaaacatcaaacaaagtTGAGGGGTTTGTTACAAATCAGAAACTGTTATTCATCTGGTGGAAAGATGAGACTTTTGTGAGTGTGTTCGACATCTCCAGTGAGATCTTGACTCATTTCCAGTGTCAGAGCTGCGTGACCTGTGTGGTTTGCTCCTCTAATGGCTTTTACATGTACTGCGGGCAGATGGAGGGCACAGTGTCCATATTTGACACCAACACCAGCAGCCTCCTGGCCACTTGTTCAAACTCAAACCACAATGCGATCACATCAGTGATCCTGTGTGAAGAGAAGGGGGAAATGGCATGTGTTGACAGGACAGGGAGTGTAACCCTTTGGGATGTGGCAGCCAAAGGAAACTCACCAAGACTTGTCACAGAAAGAGTTACCGAGGAAAAATCTAATAACGTTCTCAATGTAGACTACTCACGTGAAATTGACACTTTATTGGTGTGTCAATCTCACCAGGTTGCACTGTGGGATATGTGTGACTGGGAGCAGTGGGACCAGTTCTTGGCGCCACAGGGGAGGGCCTTCAATCAAGCTGTCCTCTCTGAGGATGGCCACTTTTTCCTGGCATTGTTAGACACCTGTCCCCTTGTCTTGGTGTGGAAGGTCAGTACAGGGGACTGTGTTCTCTCCTTAGAAATAAACAAACGGCAGCCACATAAACTCCTCAAAATGGCCTCAGATATTGTTTGTGTCGCTGATGATGGCTGCCTGACAGTATGGGACTCTGGGATGATTTATGCTGCAGGTTCAGCTCCAAAAATGGGGTTTGGAGTGACAGAAGTGGTGGTTGAACGAACAGGGTTCTACACCTCTGATGGGTCAGAGACCGTGTGGAGATGGAGATCAGAAACAGGGCTTCCACATGCTAACTTCCTACACGACGGTCCTGTGGAAAAACTTTGTCTTTCTCCAGATGACATCCACCTTGTAACACTCTCAGCAGGGGAAATATACGTTtggcagacagagacaggtcAGAACATCCTGCGAATCAGAGGCAGCAGAGCATCAGAAGTCCTGATCACGCCAAACAGTAACTTTGGGGTGAGTATTTCTGAACGAGGGATGTCTCGGGTTTGGAAGCTGGCACAGGGGGGCATTGTGTGCAGCATACACCCGTACCTGTCTGATGCCCAGGTGACGCCTGAGAGCACCTTCCTTATTGGCCGTCGCCATGGAGATCTGTTAGCTGCCAGTCTGTGGTCAGGCTTGATCAGCAAGCGTTTCTCCTGCGCGGAAAGCTCCGAGCATGTTGTTGCTTTCCGCACACTTTCAGAGCACCTAGACTTTGTGGTGGTGATGGCTGCCTCAGGGGCGGTGTACACCTGGAAACTAGCAGAGGAGACGCTGTGCAGGCACTTCCAGCTGCCTTATAGGTTTCACTGTCAGCCACAAGACTTCCAAATGTCCTCTGATGGGAGCTACGCCCTGCTGTCCACTGATACTGAAGCCATCCACCTCTTGGACCTATCTCAGGTTAGACTGTGCTCATTCAAGGCTGAGGGTCCTGTCATTAAAGCTTGTTTGGATCAAACTGGACACTATGCTGCCTACATTTCCTGCCCCACCACCACCCTGGAGAAAAACTGTGCCGGTTACCTGCACACAAGGCCCGTCCTCAGAGTTTTAAGACTAGCAGATGGGGAAAGAATAGGAAGTGTGTGTCTGACTAAGAATCCGTTGACCCTGGTTATGTGCGAGCggcactgtgtgtttgtgggcttTGATGACGGTTCTGTAGGTGTGTATTCAATTTTAGATGACAATGGGGAGGATTTGGTCAGGTGCAGAAAGAAGCTGAATGGTCAGATGAAGTGCTGCCCTTTTGACAGAGCATTCACCTGGTTACCACTAGCAACCCCCAATATCACATGGCCTTAA